The genome window aatcatctcaTTCTATTTACTCTGTGTAATGTGTAATTCACACAGAAAGGGTATTGATAAAGAAACAGACCGCTAAGGAGAGACGATAATGGCATTGgtattaataaaatgtttcacCTGATTACATTTAGTACCGCTGACAAAACATTGTATTTAATGTGAAACGTGTCACATAATATTTGATAACAAACAATGTCCCCATTGTTTGGTACATCCCTAATAATCAGGCTTCCTGTATACATTGTTAACAGTTACATTATGCAGTAGCGATGTATATCAGAAGTTTCcttacaatacaatattatatagattcttTGGACAACAATAAGATATTTCAAGTTGTCAGCCACAATACGATTTCGTTttggttcaattcaattcagggGCCTGCAATTGATATGAGTCAATGTCATATTTCCGTTTAACACAATCAGTTCACTAAAATATGATTCAACAATTTTCTTATTAAGCACTTACAGGCATTTAAATCTTTTAAGCTGCTGTCTATTTAAGCTGCTGAAGTACTTGCCTcaatctatatttttatatttgtactttGTTTCTTCTTATGCACCAGTACACCACAGTACATTcattgtatgtgaaaacctacttggcaataatAAACAATTCTGATTCTTGTAATAAAAAGAATTAATATACATTGAGAAATAAAGGCatatctcaaaaaaaatgtatatgtattgGTATTTTTACGTTTGTGTTTATAATATTGGATCATTAATCGTTGAATTACACCTCTAGTGTACAGGTGCAAACAGCAGGAAAAGGATTGTTTTTAGTCTATGACGGGTAGTAATAAAATTAGTATCAGGCTGTCTATCGTCTGAAGGTCTCTGgtaaaaaatgaatgatgcaATTTTATGGGAGCATTCAACAAAGGCTTATCAGACTTTTCAAAGCCTTTAATGTGTTTCTTCTCTAATTGCCAGTAACCAAGGATGTCTCCTATGAGGATCTGAAAACACTATTGGGAAAAAGCCAGAATCTCCTTCTGGTTGACGTCCGCACTAAAGAGGAAGTGGATAAAGGATGTATTCAAGGATCCATTCACATCCCAGGTTAGTTTCGTTTAAATGAATTGATACGGTTATATGGTTTAAATGCATCCATTACATACTGAATAATACATTTCCTTTCCCCTTAATGTTACTATTTATACAAATTCTGTTCAACTTGGTGTGTTGTTGTACATATTGGACACACAAAAATGTGCCGTCATCTATTAAATCTTACAATATTTTCCTGCCTTCCACTCTTCCTCCCTTTATTCCTTCAGTTGATACAGTAGAAGCTGCTCTTTCAATGCAGCCAGACGAATTCAAGGCCAAGTACGGAGTAACAAAGCCACCATTGGACGCGCCAGAGCTGGTGTTTCACTGCCAGATGGGCAAACGAGGGGCGACTGCCACAACAAAGGCCCAAGATCTCGGATACGTGAAGTAAATATGTTATTGGTTACTAAacatcataaacacacacacagcctgtctTGCTTTCACGACATACACTTGATGCAAATATTTTGTCCTCACAGTAACTAAGCTTCATTGAGCTTTGCTTTCCACGTGTTACGTCTGCATTGCATTTTCTAGTTGTCCAAAAATGTTTCCTTCTGTCTTCTGTTTCAGTGCACGTAACTATGCTGGAGGATTCAAGGAGTGGtctgagaaagagaaaaagtgatTTGTTTTGAAGAAAGGCTCATATATGTTTATACAGATAGCAATTGTGAACTCTGACAAAATTCTTTTTATACCATTTGTTACCATTGTtgtctttaaaatgtatgaatagataaaaataaaagtatctaCTCAGGTCTACATGTATTTGTGGGGATCATTTCAGAGAGGTAAATATCAAGAGGtgtaaatattta of Centropristis striata isolate RG_2023a ecotype Rhode Island chromosome 12, C.striata_1.0, whole genome shotgun sequence contains these proteins:
- the tstd1 gene encoding thiosulfate:glutathione sulfurtransferase, yielding MASSVTKDVSYEDLKTLLGKSQNLLLVDVRTKEEVDKGCIQGSIHIPVDTVEAALSMQPDEFKAKYGVTKPPLDAPELVFHCQMGKRGATATTKAQDLGYVNARNYAGGFKEWSEKEKK